The Coffea arabica cultivar ET-39 chromosome 1e, Coffea Arabica ET-39 HiFi, whole genome shotgun sequence genome has a window encoding:
- the LOC113706368 gene encoding uncharacterized protein, with protein sequence MMRDRRYGGDRFRSPTPPPRRLSPPRPPARLRDRRYSPPPARRRHNMDVEDERRDGGGHSRRDYDRYHEKSFDRGGREYERNFSRGDRGNEREYDRNFSQGDRDKDRSFSCGGGDGDNGRRFSRGDGDGDTFRSFSRGGRGMRISDYSGGGGGGGGGDRDRVRDYGDRERDRDDGRSRSMHQSSGSGEYTRRVYESNERTSSKFRWDPLFSETRKSDGFKSSLDNGVVGRGVRTDLEYDYKRHKYFDKGYDGLVLDSKPLLVEAERGRDYSTSTYPMNISFPTKSSGHVDTFGSGMSTSSHYSINCLHKGEDFHFHAKFDSEKLVKDRPVLRDPLARESYKDKPLTYSNMDTDYMVPSSRLKDFDPVHLGSFKEDIPPALRDELRIPSGGIRITTGVETNSIGYDGRRQKSRTRSPVDHEGRLREFKSYSRSYLGAAEESRMDNAYPLVGSSNGGGTLPRSIDSYGKSLGIGEDYRSQDSSRLGILEGDESSHQGYSRGSRMLDHHPASLGHPISDHYDAQQSFHARKKDVDDQGYGSAQPKYEREIYHGLESSRVGEHNHDLEIAHGPRSHHRRSDVLPSREYDPLLDDTDGGSHEKLVLGNMNLSKPSKNRLKRKHAEKQFIQHGSTSYDLGDAREPWDDNVDSNIPSRSLKVGNSGYGKSRRTLNMAAHHQSPSGTNTFSSSVHTRKTQISGPRDIKKRLGPVAEKVHVSQRLAKKYKPSLRKRLGPGPQKNRVTLPWLKNLNAANLPRIQDGSGGSDHDQGEDPQAENVTLAKPEPPEKSEDFKQLVNIAFFKFVKQLNDTPAKRRKYKERAISGSLKCIVCRSQEEFVGTEGLATHAFTSQEIGLRSRHLGFHKALCALMGWKSAEKPNVTWSPEMLSDAENLTLKEDLILWPPVVIIHNGTIGNKSPDQQVIVSIEELETKLREMGFGDKTKVYRGKPANQSVLVVEFTGRLSGLQEAERLHKVYAGNDHGRAEFLRINQIGETISAPVNNMENILYGYLGIAEDLDKLDFDAKRRRVVKSRKAIKDIAEASMKTQ encoded by the exons ATGATGAGGGATAGGAGATACGGAGGGGATAGGTTTCGGTCCCCAACACCTCCGCCTCGGAGACTATCTCCGCCCCGGCCCCCAGCGAGGTTGCGGGACCGCAGATACTCTCCTCCGCCAGCACGGAGGCGGCACAATATGGATGTGGAGGATGAGAGACGTGATGGAGGAGGACATTCAAGGAGAGATTATGATAGATACCATGAAAAGAGTTTTGATCGCGGAGGAAGGGAGTATGAGAGGAACTTCAGTCGTGGAGATAGAGGGAATGAGAGGGAATATGACAGGAATTTCAGCCAAGGGGATAGAGACAAGGATAGGAGTTTCAGTTGTGGAGGTGGTGATGGAGATAATGGTAGGAGATTTAGTCGTGGAGATGGGGATGGAGATACCTTTAGGAGTTTTAGTCGTGGAGGTCGAGGGATGAGGATATCAGATTacagtggtggtggtggtggtggtggtggtggagataGGGATAGAGTTAGAGATTATGGTGATAGAGAAAGAGATAGAGATGATGGGCGTTCAAGGAGTATGCATCAGTCAAGTGGCAGTGGGGAGTACACACGGCGTGTGTATGAATCCAATGAAAGAACTTCCTCCAAGTTCAGATGGGATCCTCTCTTCagtgaaaccagaaaatcagatgGCTTCAAAAGTTCGTTGGATAATGGGGTTGTTGGCAGAGGAGTAAGGACTGATCTGGAGTACGATTATAAGAGGCATAAGTACTTTGACAAGGGGTATGATGGATTGGTACTTGATTCCAAACCTCTGTTGGTAGAAGCTGAAAGGGGAAGGGATTATTCTACCTCCACTTATCCTATGAACATCAGCTTTCCAACCAAAAGTTCTGGCCATGTTGATACATTTGGAAGTGGCATGTCAACATCATCACATTATTCAATTAATTGTCTTCACAAAGGTGAAGACTTCCATTTTCACGCCAAGTTTGATTCAGAGAAGTTAGTTAAAGATAGGCCAGTCTTGAGGGATCCATTGGCAAGGGAATCATATAAAGATAAGCCCTTGACCTATTCAAACATGGATACTGATTATATGGTGCCATCATCACGGTTGAAGGATTTTGATCCAGTGCATCTTGGGAGTTTCAAAGAGGATATCCCACCTGCATTGAGGGATGAACTTCGCATTCCTTCTGGTGGAATTAGAATCACCACTGGAGTTGAGACTAATTCTATTGGCTATGATGGGCGTCGACAGAAGTCACGAACCAGGTCTCCTGTGGATCATGAAGGGAGATTAAGAGAGTTTAAGAGTTATTCAAGGTCATATCTTGGTGCTGCTGAAGAGAGCCGCATGGACAATGCATACCCTCTAGTTGGCAGCAGCAATGGAGGTGGTACACTTCCCAGGTCAATTGACTCTTATGGAAAGAGTCTTGGCATTGGAGAAGACTACAGGTCACAAGATTCATCAAGGTTGGGCATTTTGGAAGGTGATGAATCCTCTCATCAAGGATATTCTAGAGGGAGCAGGATGTTGGACCACCATCCTGCTTCACTTGGACACCCCATTTCTGACCATTATGATGCACAGCAATCCTTCCATGCAAGAAAGAAGGATGTGGATGATCAAGGTTATGGAAGTGCTCAACCTAAGTATGAAAGGGAAATTTATCATGGCCTCGAAAGTTCCAGAGTAGGAGAGCATAATCATGATCTTGAGATAGCTCATGGTCCTCGGTCTCATCACAGGCGATCAGATGTATTACCATCTAGAGAATATGATCCACTCTTAGATGATACTGATGGTGGATCTCACGAGAAATTGGTCTTGGGGAATATGAATTTGTCTAAACCGTCCAAGAACAGGCTCAAGCGGAAACATGCAGAAAAGCAATTCATTCAGCATGGAAGTACGAGTTATGATCTAGGGGATGCCCGTGAACCTTGGGATGATAATGTGGATTCAAACATACCTTCAAGGAGTTTGAAAGTGGGTAACTCCGGATATGGGAAGTCTAGAAGGACATTAAATATGGCAGCCCACCATCAATCACCCTCTGGCACAAATACATTCTCTTCATCCGTTCATACAAGAAAAACCCAGATTTCTGGCCCTAGAGATATAAAGAAACGGCTTGGGCCAGTTGCTGAGAAAGTTCATGTTTCCCAACGTCTAGCAAAGAAGTACAAGCCTTCACTAAGAAAACGGTTAGGACCTGGTCCTCAAAAGAATCGTGTTACTCTCCCATGGCTGAAGAATCTGAATGCTGCCAATCTGCCAAGAATTCAAGATGGTTCAGGTGGAAGCGATCATGATCAAGGGGAAGATCCCCAGGCAGAAAATGTTACTCTTGCAAAGCCCGAACCTCCTGAAAAGTCCGAGGATTTTAAACAGCTGGTGAATATTGCATTCTTCAAGTTTGTCAAACAATTGAATGATACTCCGgctaaaagaagaaaatacaaGGAGCGGGCAATTTCTGGTAGTTTGAAGTGCATCGTGTGCCGCAG CCAGGAAGAGTTTGTTGGCACAGAGGGTTTGGCAACACATGCATTCACATCTCAAGAAATTGGCTTAAGATCGCGTCACTTGGGTTTTCATAAAGCACTTTGTGCACTTATGGGATGGAAGAGTGCAGAGAAGCCAAATGTTACATGGTCACCTGAAATGTTGTCTGATGCGGAAAATTTAACACTAAAGGAAGACCTCATTTTGTGGCCTCCAGTGGTGATTATCCACAACGGTACCATTGGAAATAAGAGCCCTGATCAGCAGGTTATTGTATCTATTGAAGAACTTGAAACTAAACTAAGAG AAATGGGCTTTGGAGACAAGACTAAGGTGTACCGTGGAAAACCTGCAAATCAAAGTGTTTTGGTGGTCGAGTTTACTGGTCGGCTGTCGGGGTTGCAAGAGGCTGAGAGGCTTCACAAGGTTTATGCTGGAAACGATCATGGGAGGGCCGAGTTCTTACGGATCAACCAGATTGGGGAAACAATATCTGCTCCAGTGAACAATATGGAAAATATTCTGTATGGTTACCTGGGGATTGCAGAAGATCTGGATAAGCTGGATTTTGATGCCAAAAGACGTCGCGTTGTGAAGAGCAGGAAAGCAATTAAGGATATTGCAGAGGCTTCCATGAAGACACAATGA
- the LOC113706395 gene encoding uncharacterized protein, with amino-acid sequence MSTQIPVLEQQQQQSQMMRLKTSGVLNYSGSPLNDDKEEEMTKSALSAFRAKEEEIERKKAEVRERVQAQLGRVEEETKKLAEIREELEALADPMRKEVALIRKKVDLLNRELKPLGQTCQRKEKEYKECLDAFNEKSREKTQLVSKLMELVSESEKLRMKKLEELSKSINSLH; translated from the exons ATGTCTACACAGATACCAGTGTTGGAGCAGCAGCAACAACAGTCTCAAATGATGCGCTTGAAGACTTCAGGAGTCCTGAATTACAGTGGAAGTCCACTGAATGATGACAAAGAGGAGGAGATGACAAAGTCTGCCTTGTCTGCATTTCGCGCAAAGGAAGAAGAGATTGAGCGGAAGAAAGCTGAGGTCAGGGAGAGAGTTCAGGCTCAGTTGGGCCGTGTTGAAGAGGAAACCAAGAAATTGGCTGAAATTCGCGAG GAGCTTGAAGCTCTTGCCGATCCAATGAGAAAGGAAGTAGCGCTAATTCGAAAGAAGGTTGATCTGCTTAATCGAGAGTTGAAGCCACTTGGACAAACTTGCCAGAGAAAG GAAAAAGAATACAAAGAGTGCCTTGATGCTTTCAATGAGAAGAGTAGGGAAAAGACTCAGCTGGTTAGCAAACTGATGGAG TTGGTTAGCGAAAGTGAAAAGCTGAGGATGAAGAAACTGGAGGAGCTGAGCAAGAGCATAAATTCCCTGCATTAA
- the LOC113706358 gene encoding pleiotropic drug resistance protein 2, with protein MAAFAGDDLSRATSSRRSWGSGSVRGSVREIWQGPPDIFVRNSTRREMVDDEEELKWAAIERLPTYDRMRKGMLKQVVSNGRVISNEVDVTNLGAQDKKQLLDSILKVVEDDNERFLTRLRDRTDRVGIEIPKIEVRFQNLSIEGDAYVGTRALPTLWNSTLNTLEAAIGLIGLAQSKKRVVRILEGVSGIVRPTRMTLLLGPPGSGKTTLLKALAGKADDDLRVTGKITYCGHEFHEFVPQRTSAYISQHDLHYGEMTVRETMDFAGRCLGVGTRYDMLVELSRREREAGIKPDPEIDAFMKATAMAGQETSLITDYVLKILGLDICADIMVGDDMRRGISGGQKKRVTTAEMLVGPAKAFFMDEISTGLDSSTTFQIVKFMRQMVHINDITMVISLLQPAPETFNLFDDVILLSDGRIVYQGPRDNILEFFEYMGFKCPERKGIADFLQEVTSKKDQQQYWYRKNQPFRYVSSEDFANAFNSFHVGQRLTADLRVPYDKARTHPAALVKEKYGISNWDLFKACFDREWLLMKRSAFVFIFKTTQITIMALIALTVFLRTEMKTGHVNDAAKFWGALFFSLINVMFNGMAELAMTVFRLPVFFKQRDCLFYPAWAFALPIWVLRIPISVMESVIWIIFTYYTIGFAPSAARFFKQLLAFIGIHQMALSLFRFIAAAGRAQVVANTLGTFTLLLVFILGGFIVAKDDIKNWMIWGYYVSPMMYGQNAIAINEFLSERWSNPSNGSEPTVGKTLLKDRGLFTTETWYWIGVGALFAFSLLFNVLFIGALTFLNPIGDTKAVLVEDDDEKKTRNEASNSAGIQMGVRNSQANGNSMVSATNNQATRGMVLPFQPLSLAFNHVKYYVDMPAEMKSQGIEEDRLQLLRDVSGAFRPGVLTALVGVSGAGKTTLMDVLAGRKTGGYIEGSISISGYPKNQETFARVSGYCEQNDIHSPYVTVYESLLYSAWLRLASDVKTETRKMFVQEVMDLVELNALRDALVGLPGVDGLSTEQRKRLTIAVELVANPSIIFMDEPTSGLDARAAAIVMRTVRNTVDTGRTVVCTIHQPSIDIFEAFDELLLMKRGGQVIYAGPLGRHSHKLVEYFEAVPGVPKIKEGHNPATWMLDVSTSAMEAQLGVDFAEIYANSDLYRRNQELIKELSAPEPGSRDLYFPTQYSQSFLVQCKACFWKQHWSYWRNSQYNAIRFFMTVVIGIMFGVIFWDKGTKIFRQQDLLNLLGATYAAVLFLGATNASAVQSVVAIERTVFYRERAAGMYSELPYAFAQVAIETIYVAIQTLVYTLLLYSMIGFDWTAEKFLYFYYFIFMCYAYFSMYGMMVVALTPGHQIAAIVMSFFLSFWNLFSGFLIPRPLIPVWWRWYYWCSPVAWSIYGIFASQIADRTTGIEVPGSDTKVPINQFLKEYLGYDHDFLIPVVFAHVGWVLLFFFVFAYGIKFLNFQRR; from the exons ATGGCTGCTTTTGCAGGGGATGATTTGTCGAGGGCGACGAGTAGTAGGAGGAGTTGGGGGTCAGGGAGTGTGAGGGGGAGTGTGAGGGAGATTTGGCAAGGTCCACCTGATATTTTTGTTAGGAATAGTACTAGGAGAGAAATGGTGGATGATGAAGAGGAGCTCAAGTGGGCTGCTATTGAGAGGCTGCCTACTTATGATAGGATGAGAAAAGGGATGCTTAAGCAAGTGGTGAGTAATGGAAGAGTGATCTCAAATGAGGTTGATGTTACTAATCTTGGTGCTCAGGATAAGAAGCAGTTATTGGATAGTATTCTTAAAGTTGTTGAAGATGACAATGAGAGGTTCCTTACAAGACTCCGAGATCGAACTGACAG GGTGGGTATTGAGATTCCAAAGATTGAAGTGAGATTCCAGAATTTATCTATAGAGGGAGATGCATATGTTGGCACCAGAGCACTTCCAACTCTGTGGAACTCCACCCTCAACACGCTTGAG GCTGCTATTGGATTGATTGGACTTGCTCAATCAAAGAAAAGAGTTGTTAGAATTCTTGAAGGTGTGAGTGGAATTGTTAGACCAACAAG GATGACACTACTGCTTGGGCCTCCCGGTTCAGGAAAAACTACCTTACTGAAAGCTTTGGCAGGCAAAGCTGATGATGATCTGAGA GTCACTGGAAAAATCACCTACTGTGGTCATGAATTCCATGAATTTGTTCCTCAGAGAACAAGTGCTTATATCAGCCAGCATGATCTTCATTATGGTGAAATGACAGTACGTGAGACAATGGATTTTGCTGGTAGATGCTTGGGAGTAGGAACCAGATATGATATGCTGGTGGAGTTGTCAAGAAGGGAGAGAGAAGCAGGTATTAAACCAGATCCTGAGATTGATGCGTTCATGAAAGCCACAGCCATGGCGGGACAGGAAACCAGCTTGATTACTGATTATGTGCTGAAG ATTCTTGGATTGGACATTTGTGCTGATATTATGGTGGGAGATGACATGAGAAGAGGCATTTCTGGTGGTCAGAAGAAGCGTGTTACCACTG CTGAAATGTTGGTAGGACCAGCAAAAGCATTTTTCATGGATGAAATATCAACAGGACTGGACAGTTCCACCACTTTTCAAATAGTGAAGTTCATGAGACAGATGGTTCATATTAATGATATAACCATGGTCATCTCTCTCTTACAGCCAGCGCCCGAGACATTCAATCTTTTTGATGATGTCATCCTACTTTCTGATGGGCGGATTGTCTATCAGGGTCCACGTGATAATATTCTTGAGTTCTTCGAGTACATGGGATTTAAATGTCCTGAAAGGAAAGGAATTGCAGACTTTCTGCAGGAGGTTACCTCAAAGAAGGACCAACAGCAGTATTGGTACAGAAAAAACCAGCCTTTTAGATATGTCTCTTCAGAGGATTTCGCAAATGCGTTCAATTCCTTCCATGTAGGACAACGACTTACAGCAGACCTTAGAGTTCCTTATGATAAGGCCAGAACCCACCCTGCAGCATTGGTTAAAGAGAAGTATGGAATTTCGAATTGGGATCTCTTCAAGGCATGCTTTGATCGTGAATGGCTGCTCATGAAGCGGAGTGCTtttgttttcatatttaaaacaACACAAATCACTATCATGGCCTTAATTGCCCTGACGGTGTTTTTAAGAACAGAAATGAAAACTGGTCACGTGAATGATGCTGCTAAGTTTTGGGGAGCATTGTTTTTCAGTCTTATCAATGTGATGTTCAATGGAATGGCTGAGCTGGCCATGACAGTTTTCAGGCTTCCTGTTTTTTTCAAGCAGAGGGACTGTTTGTTCTACCCAGCTTGGGCATTTGCTCTGCCAATTTGGGTCCTCCGTATTCCCATTTCAGTCATGGAGTCCGTAATATGGATCATTTTCACGTATTACACCATTGGTTTTGCGCCTTCTGCAGCCAG GTTCTTCAAACAGCTCTTGGCATTCATTGGCATCCATCAGATGGCTCTCTCTTTGTTTCGTTTCATTGCTGCAGCTGGAAGAGCACAAGTTGTAGCAAACACGCTTGGAACCTTCACCTTGTTGTTGGTCTTTATTCTAGGAGGCTTCATTGTTGCAAAAG ATGACATCAAGAATTGGATGATATGGGGTTACTATGTTTCTCCTATGATGTATGGACAAAATGCCATTGCCATCAACGAGTTTCTTTCTGAAAGATGGAGCAAC CCCTCCAATGGCTCTGAACCTACAGTTGGAAAGACACTTCTAAAGGACAGAGGTCTATTTACCACTGAAACTTGGTACTGGATTGGTGTAGGAGCTCTTTTCGCTTTCTCCTTGTTGTTCAATGTTCTTTTTATTGGAGCATTGACATTTTTAAATC CAATTGGAGATACTAAAGCTGTTCTTGTTGAGGACGATGATGAGAAAAAGACTAGAAATGAAGCATCCAATTCTGCAG GAATTCAAATGGGTGTAAGAAATTCTCAGGCAAATGGCAACTCAATGGTTAGTGCAACAAACAATCAAGCAACTAGAGGAATGGTTTTGCCCTTCCAACCGCTCTCACTTGCATTCAATCATGTGAAGTACTACGTGGACATGCCTGCA GAAATGAAGTCACAAGGGATTGAAGAAGATAGATTGCAACTTCTGAGAGATGTTAGTGGTGCTTTCAGGCCTGGCGTTTTAACAGCACTGGTGGGTGTCAGTGGTGCTGGAAAGACCACATTGATGGATGTCTTAGCAGGTAGAAAGACAGGTGGCTACATTGAAGGAAGCATAAGCATTTCAGGCTACCCAAAGAACCAAGAAACTTTTGCCCGAGTTAGTGGTTACTGTGAGCAGAATGATATACACTCTCCTTATGTAACTGTTTATGAATCGCTCCTCTATTCTGCCTGGCTGCGGCTTGCTTCTGATGTAAAGACAGAAACTCGAAAG ATGTTTGTTCAAGAAGTCATGGACTTGGTTGAGCTCAATGCTCTGAGGGACGCTCTTGTTGGACTTCCAGGAGTGGACGGCCTTTCAACCGAGCAGAGAAAGAGACTTACAATTGCTGTTGAATTAGTTGCTAATCCTTCCATCATCTTTATGGATGAGCCCACTTCAGGACTTGATGCTAGAGCTGCTGCAATTGTCATGCGTACTGTCAGAAATACAGTGGATACTGGTAGAACTGTGGTCTGCACAATTCACCAACCAAGCATTGATATATTTGAAGCTTTTGACGAG CTGCTCTTGATGAAGAGAGGAGGACAAGTGATATATGCTGGACCTCTTGGTCGCCATTCTCACAAACTCGTTGAATATTTTGAG GCTGTACCTGGTGTTCCCAAGATAAAAGAGGGTCACAATCCAGCTACCTGGATGTTGGATGTCAGCACCTCAGCAATGGAGGCTCAACTTGGAGTCGATTTTGCAGAAATATATGCCAACTCTGATCTCTACAG GAGGAATCAGGAGCTAATAAAGGAACTGAGCGCTCCTGAACCGGGTTCCAGGGATCTATACTTCCCCACCCAATACTCTCAGTCCTTTTTAGTTCAGTGCAAGGCTTGTTTTTGGAAACAACACTGGTCATATTGGAGGAACTCACAATATAATGCAATTAGATTCTTCATGACTGTTGTCATTGGAATTATGTTTGGCGTTATCTTTTGGGACAAAGGAACTAAAAT ATTTAGACAACAAGACTTGCTTAACTTACTCGGAGCTACTTATGCTGCTGTTCTTTTCCTTGGAGCAACCAATGCTTCTGCCGTGCAGTCTGTTGTGGCGATTGAGAGAACAGTTTTTTACCGTGAAAGAGCAGCAGGAATGTACTCTGAGTTGCCTTACGCATTTGCTCAG GTTGCAATTGAAACTATTTATGTTGCAATTCAAACTCTGGTTTATACACTTCTTTTGTACTCGATGATTGGATTCGACTGGACTGCCGAGAAGTTCTTGTATTTCTACTACTTCATCTTCATGTGCTATGCCTACTTCTCAATGTACGGGATGATGGTTGTTGCATTGACTCCTGGCCATCAAATTGCTGCTATTGTCAtgtccttcttcttgagtttcTGGAAtctgttttctggttttctcaTCCCGCGTCCG CTTATTCCAGTATGGTGGAGGTGGTACTACTGGTGCTCTCCTGTTGCATGGTCAATTTATGGCATTTTTGCATCTCAAATTGCTGACAGAACAACTGGTATTGAAGTCCCTGGTAGTGACACAAAAGTTCCAATCAACCAATTCCTTAAAGAATACTTGGGCTATGACCATGACTTCCTCATTCCAGTGGTCTTTGCCCACGTCGGTTGggtcctcctcttcttcttcgtcTTCGCTTATGGCATCAAGTTCCTGAACTTCCAAAGAAGATGA
- the LOC113706376 gene encoding flavanone 7-O-glucoside 2''-O-beta-L-rhamnosyltransferase codes for MDSKEDVIRILMLPWLAHGHVSPFLELAKKLTSRNSNFQVYICSTPVNLSPFRENLAVKYELSSSIQFIDILLPSTSELPSEYHSTKNLPPHLMPALKTAFDVAKDCFLDILKELKPHLLIYDFLQPWAPAAAQEENNIPSVHFMSCSASIGAFLFHCTEYPDLDYPIPELNFPKITRQELVQFMYNVSNGLTNKERYSQCIEKSTNFFLVKTLSEIEQKHMDYFSEMTKKEVIPVGPLVQEPENRSSDMVFLEWLSKRGPSSVVFVSFGTEYFLSKEEIEVIASGLELSMVSFIWVVRFHGRENVTSLLEVLPEGFQKRVAERGMVVEGWAPQVKILSHPSIGGFVSHCGWSSTLESLAFGVPIIAMPMHLDQPLTSRLVAELGVGIEVRRENGKFREEEIARVIKQVVLQEEGKEVRKKVRELSNKIKEKGDQEIDHVVEKLLQLVKE; via the coding sequence ATGGACTCAAAAGAGGATGTTATACGGATTTTGATGTTGCCATGGTTGGCACATGGCCATGTATCGCCTTTCTTGGAGCTAGCCAAGAAACTTACCAGCAGAAATTCGAATTTCCAGGTATACATATGTTCCACCCCTGTTAATTTAAGTCCATTTAGAGAGAATCTTGCTGTAAAATATGAGCTGTCTTCTTCAATCCAATTCATAGATATTCTTCTTCCTTCAACCTCAGAACTACCTTCTGAATATCATTCCACCAAAAATCTTCCACCCCATCTGATGCCTGCCCTGAAAACTGCTTTTGATGTAGCAAAAGATTGTTTTCTTGATATCCTCAAGGAACTCAAACCTCACCTTTTAATCTATGATTTTCTGCAACCTTGGGCACCAGCTGCTGCTCAAGAAGAGAACAACATCCCATCTGTACATTTTATGAGTTGTTCTGCATCCATTGGTGCCTTCTTGTTTCACTGCACTGAATATCCTGATTTGGATTATCCAATTCCAGAGCTGAATTTCCCAAAAATTACGCGTCAGGAACTAGTGCAGTTCATGTATAATGTGTCAAATGGTCTTACAAACAAGGAAAGATACTCCCAGTGCATTGAGAAATCTACAAATTTTTTCCTGGTTAAGACCTTAAGTGAGATTGAACAGAAACATATGGATTATTTCTCTGAGATGACCAAAAAAGAGGTGATCCCTGTGGGTCCTCTTGTTCAAGAACCTGAAAATAGATCAAGTGATATGGTGTTCTTGGAGTGGCTGAGCAAAAGGGGTCCTTCCTCTGTTGTTTTCGTCTCATTCGGGACTGAATATTTTCTCTCCaaagaagaaattgaagtgaTTGCTTCTGGTTTAGAATTGAGCATGGTGAGCTTCATATGGGTGGTTAGATTTCATGGAAGAGAAAATGTTACCAGTTTGCTGGAAGTATTACCGGAAGGATTTCAGAAGAGGGTAGCAGAGAGAGGTATGGTTGTGGAAGGTTGGGCGCCACAAGTGAAAATACTGAGCCATCCAAGCATTGGAGGATTCGTGAGTCATTGTGGTTGGAGTTCAACACTTGAGAGTCTAGCATTTGGTGTTCCAATTATCGCAATGCCTATGCATCTTGATCAGCCCCTGACTTCAAGATTGGTTGCGGAGCTTGGTGTAGGAATAGAAGTACGAAGGGAAAATGGGAAATTCAGAGAGGAAGAGATTGCAAGAGTGATCAAACAAGTGGTCTTGCAAGAAGAAGGGAAAGAAGTTAGAAAGAAAGTTAGAGAATTGAGTAACAAAATAAAGGAGAAAGGTGATCAAGAGATTGATCATGTAGTGGAGAAGCTTCTGCAGCTTGTCAAGGAGTGA